The following are from one region of the Bacillota bacterium genome:
- a CDS encoding helix-turn-helix domain-containing protein, with protein MATFSERLKSLREEKGLLQRELAHQVNLSRVAITYYEQGKRFPDRDTLIKLAKFFNVSLDYLLGASDIKRQPDGILDTRDEILDTREASSDLGTRLRELRMARGLRQEDVAAVIGVTPEAIGMYENGKREPKGEILVALADFFSVPVDYLLGREKKTLPPIDLKEALTKNDYVLVDGKPLSPGDKKRLATLIDTAMSFKKLEDKAEVKEADKEPEEPILNPDTFQEDFDIERLAAHLEGEYGRKPSQEFLKWLAGQIKSIRCERGIEE; from the coding sequence ATGGCAACCTTCTCTGAGAGGCTTAAGTCGCTACGTGAAGAAAAGGGCTTACTGCAGCGCGAGTTGGCCCATCAGGTGAATTTGTCACGTGTGGCCATAACCTATTATGAGCAGGGTAAGAGATTTCCAGATAGGGATACCTTAATCAAACTTGCCAAGTTCTTCAATGTATCGCTGGATTATCTCTTAGGTGCAAGCGATATCAAACGTCAACCTGATGGAATCCTTGATACTCGGGATGAGATCCTTGACACTCGGGAGGCGTCCTCAGATCTTGGAACTAGACTTAGAGAACTGCGAATGGCTCGAGGTCTGCGTCAGGAGGATGTCGCCGCTGTCATAGGCGTAACTCCTGAAGCAATCGGCATGTATGAAAATGGGAAAAGGGAACCCAAAGGAGAAATCCTTGTTGCCCTTGCGGACTTCTTTTCTGTTCCCGTAGATTATCTGTTGGGTAGAGAAAAAAAGACTCTCCCTCCTATTGATCTAAAGGAAGCACTCACAAAGAATGATTACGTCCTCGTCGATGGTAAACCACTCAGCCCCGGCGACAAGAAGCGCCTCGCCACTTTGATCGATACTGCCATGTCGTTCAAGAAACTAGAGGATAAAGCAGAGGTGAAGGAAGCCGATAAGGAACCTGAGGAACCTATCCTCAACCCTGATACATTCCAGGAAGACTTCGATATTGAGCGCCTAGCAGCCCACCTGGAGGGCGAATATGGACGCAAGCCTTCACAAGAATTCCTGAAATGGCTAGCAGGACAAATCAAATCTATACGGTGCGAACGTGGCATAGAGGAGTAG
- the ssb gene encoding single-stranded DNA-binding protein, with product MLNKVILIGRLTDVADLRYTQNGTPVATFDLAVNRPTVGQDGKREADFFRVVCWNKLAENVSQYTGKGSLVAVVGRLQTRKYQAKDGTNRTAYEVVADSVEFLDHRKPEDAANAGQDVPII from the coding sequence ATGCTCAACAAGGTTATTTTGATCGGACGTCTTACGGATGTGGCGGATTTACGATATACCCAGAATGGCACACCGGTAGCCACATTCGACCTCGCGGTGAACCGTCCGACAGTAGGCCAAGATGGTAAACGAGAAGCTGATTTTTTCCGGGTGGTGTGCTGGAACAAACTCGCTGAGAATGTGAGCCAGTATACCGGAAAGGGTTCTCTCGTGGCAGTCGTAGGACGGCTCCAGACGCGAAAATATCAGGCCAAGGACGGCACAAATAGGACCGCTTATGAGGTTGTGGCCGATAGCGTGGAATTCCTTGACCATAGAAAGCCCGAAGATGCTGCGAATGCAGGGCAAGATGTTCCCATAATCTAG
- the recT gene encoding recombination protein RecT: protein MSVSVNSNLKDKLAERAAVAPKAAGPADTIAAYLKRMEPEIKRALPKHMDPDRLTRIALTTIRTNPKLLKCSVQSLMAAVMTAAQLGLEPGLLGHCYIIPYSGEAQFQIGYKGLIDLARRSGNIESIAAHEVCENDEFEFEYGLNEKLRHKPALKDRGRVILFYAYAKFRDGGHQIEVMSIDEIEQIRKRSKAGNTGPWVTDYVEMGKKTVVKRLCKYLPISVEVMRGIAQDETIKREIKEDMTEVPDVTETIDVTAAEVQDEGVEGSEKTPPESAEQPQEVTVGQQSIFSEGK from the coding sequence ATGTCAGTTAGCGTCAATAGCAATTTGAAGGACAAGCTGGCAGAGCGGGCGGCTGTGGCGCCGAAGGCTGCAGGCCCTGCCGACACGATAGCGGCTTATCTTAAAAGGATGGAACCGGAGATCAAAAGGGCATTGCCCAAGCACATGGACCCGGACCGGCTAACAAGGATTGCTCTTACGACTATAAGAACTAACCCAAAACTCCTTAAATGCAGTGTTCAAAGCCTTATGGCGGCGGTTATGACTGCTGCCCAGCTTGGACTTGAGCCTGGCTTGCTTGGACATTGTTACATAATCCCATACAGCGGTGAAGCCCAGTTCCAGATAGGGTATAAGGGTCTTATAGACCTAGCCCGTAGGAGCGGAAATATAGAGAGCATAGCGGCGCACGAGGTATGTGAGAATGACGAGTTTGAGTTCGAGTATGGGCTCAATGAGAAACTACGGCACAAGCCAGCACTAAAGGACCGCGGCAGGGTGATTCTTTTCTACGCTTATGCAAAGTTCCGTGATGGCGGGCACCAGATTGAAGTCATGAGTATTGACGAGATAGAGCAGATACGGAAGCGGTCTAAGGCTGGTAATACTGGTCCTTGGGTCACTGACTACGTTGAAATGGGTAAAAAGACCGTGGTTAAGCGGCTTTGCAAATACTTGCCCATATCTGTCGAGGTCATGCGCGGTATTGCGCAGGATGAAACCATAAAGCGCGAGATCAAAGAGGATATGACGGAAGTCCCGGACGTGACGGAGACCATAGACGTGACTGCTGCCGAGGTCCAGGATGAAGGCGTGGAGGGAAGCGAAAAGACTCCTCCCGAATCAGCAGAGCAACCACAGGAAGTAACGGTAGGGCAGCAATCAATCTTTAGCGAGGGAAAGTGA
- a CDS encoding helix-turn-helix transcriptional regulator: protein MFYTGGKAIAVDLRLKREAKGLTMAQFSEFLECDPKHVSNLELGYCGLTIPKAARAAAVVGPITVDVEGVGRVVIAPANQMPVDQVRESVVDYGMNHGFGLVM, encoded by the coding sequence ATGTTCTACACCGGCGGGAAGGCCATAGCAGTTGACCTGCGGTTGAAGAGAGAAGCCAAAGGGCTTACAATGGCGCAGTTCTCCGAGTTTCTGGAGTGTGACCCAAAGCATGTCTCTAACCTGGAGCTTGGATATTGCGGCCTGACAATCCCGAAGGCAGCCAGGGCTGCTGCTGTGGTTGGCCCTATCACCGTGGATGTCGAGGGAGTAGGGCGCGTGGTGATTGCGCCAGCTAACCAAATGCCGGTCGATCAAGTGCGCGAATCTGTCGTGGACTACGGTATGAATCATGGCTTTGGCCTGGTGATGTAA
- a CDS encoding site-specific DNA-methyltransferase, protein MRNEHALKKLQSLFRELFQFDFADLDFGLYRLFHLKRAEIEAFISEQLPREVDAVFEAITGEEQERLQAELTTLTQQVREQITEDAILPTGEVNPQYSGIKLVKQYAELRNKLADITAIEAYKAEVFNHLYNFFSRYYEDGDFIPKRRYGVRETYAVTYNGEEVFFTWANRDQHYVKTAETFKDYAFKVSGLTGEYRVRFTMAEANTPKDNTKGNTRYFFSRVDLLTCNAEARELILPFEYRLPTSEEAERYGPNSKAQEAILQEALPKILEAVPDANIRALLAADQRSEKDKEEGKPELPLLLKRLRHFCRRNTSDYFIHKNLRSFLTRELEFYVKDQIIHLMDLEADLEAKRRVMRTFRKLAEKVIDFLATIEDAQKTLFEKKKFVLETNYLIPIRHVPRDFWPEILQNEGQLEEWRRWLALEPEKDLFNPTGEVNEAFLEAHPTLPVHTRHFDRSFVRCLLEALPFNDLDEATDGLLVHGENYQALRLLLQRYQEQIKCIYIDPPYNTGNDEFIYKDRYQHSSWLAMMEERLEVAKDLLRKDGVLFSSIDFNEIDKLKILLTNVFGEGNFEGIITWRRRHNQPNDRTKMIGLVSEYLLAFSIDSISLKRAGVGKLDVTGKFSNPDNDPRGPWASKPWKVGSGQSGTRYKIVTPTGRVYEEEWMGDEETFKKLLEEGRIIFPKKGNGLPRKKYFKFEREEEGQCATNWWDHTQFGNNASATQMMHDLFDTKAIFDNPKPVELIRGCILISGKYVDNVNVLDFFAGSGTTGHAIINLNREDGGRRRFILVEMADYFDTVLLPRIVKVMYTPEWKEGKPKREATHEEAKRTPRLIKILRLESYEDALHNLAAPSILERSEKREKAVKPLAGEDAYRLRYWIEIPLQEAETCLRTLDLCHPFHYSLEVLTDEGPVRKPVDVVETFNYLYGLRVRRYETWEHNGRAYRVVKARDREGKRHILVIWRDMDSLNIEAERAFLEGKIAKMAADGEIWDEILINGDTPVPGVRSLDPLFKSLMMQGEEG, encoded by the coding sequence ATGAGAAATGAACACGCCTTAAAAAAACTCCAATCCCTCTTTCGGGAGCTTTTCCAATTCGACTTTGCCGATCTAGACTTTGGCCTCTACCGCCTCTTCCATCTGAAGCGGGCGGAGATCGAAGCCTTCATAAGCGAACAACTGCCCCGTGAGGTAGACGCTGTTTTCGAGGCCATTACTGGCGAGGAGCAGGAACGCCTGCAGGCCGAACTAACAACCCTGACGCAGCAAGTGCGGGAGCAGATCACCGAAGACGCCATCCTTCCGACTGGTGAGGTGAATCCACAGTATTCCGGTATCAAACTAGTCAAGCAATATGCCGAACTACGAAATAAACTTGCGGACATCACAGCAATCGAGGCCTACAAAGCCGAGGTCTTTAACCACCTGTATAACTTCTTCAGCCGCTACTACGAAGACGGGGACTTCATCCCGAAGCGTCGATATGGTGTGCGGGAGACCTACGCAGTGACTTACAACGGCGAGGAGGTCTTTTTTACCTGGGCTAACCGCGACCAACATTATGTCAAGACCGCCGAGACCTTCAAAGACTATGCTTTCAAGGTGAGCGGTCTTACCGGCGAGTACCGCGTGCGCTTTACCATGGCCGAGGCGAACACCCCCAAGGACAACACAAAGGGAAACACGCGCTATTTCTTCTCTCGCGTTGACTTGTTAACCTGCAACGCCGAGGCTCGCGAACTGATCCTTCCCTTCGAGTACCGCCTGCCCACGTCGGAGGAAGCCGAGCGCTACGGCCCCAACAGCAAGGCCCAGGAAGCCATCCTGCAAGAAGCCTTGCCCAAAATCCTGGAGGCCGTACCCGATGCTAACATTCGGGCGCTTCTAGCCGCTGACCAACGCAGCGAAAAGGACAAGGAAGAGGGTAAGCCCGAACTGCCCCTTTTGCTCAAGCGCCTGCGCCACTTCTGCCGACGCAACACTAGTGACTACTTCATTCACAAGAATCTGCGTAGCTTTTTGACCCGGGAGCTGGAGTTTTATGTCAAAGACCAAATCATCCACCTGATGGACCTGGAGGCTGATCTGGAGGCCAAGCGCCGGGTGATGCGCACCTTCCGTAAACTGGCCGAGAAGGTAATCGACTTCCTGGCAACCATTGAGGACGCCCAGAAGACCCTCTTCGAGAAGAAGAAGTTTGTGCTGGAGACTAACTACCTCATCCCTATCCGACACGTACCCCGAGACTTCTGGCCGGAGATCCTGCAAAACGAAGGGCAGCTGGAAGAGTGGCGACGCTGGCTGGCTTTGGAGCCCGAGAAAGATTTGTTCAATCCGACGGGTGAGGTGAACGAGGCCTTCCTAGAAGCCCACCCTACCCTGCCGGTGCACACCAGGCACTTTGACCGCAGCTTCGTGCGCTGCCTGCTGGAGGCGTTGCCCTTTAACGATTTGGACGAGGCTACCGATGGCCTTTTGGTGCACGGGGAAAACTATCAAGCTCTGCGTCTTTTACTGCAACGCTATCAGGAGCAGATCAAGTGCATCTATATTGACCCGCCGTACAACACCGGCAACGACGAGTTCATCTACAAAGACCGCTACCAGCACTCCAGCTGGCTAGCAATGATGGAGGAGCGGCTGGAGGTTGCCAAGGACTTATTACGTAAAGATGGTGTGTTATTTTCGAGTATTGACTTCAACGAAATTGATAAGCTTAAGATTTTGTTAACCAATGTTTTTGGTGAAGGCAATTTCGAGGGTATTATAACTTGGAGGCGTCGTCACAATCAACCAAATGATAGAACTAAAATGATCGGTTTAGTTTCTGAGTACCTTCTTGCCTTTTCTATAGATTCCATTTCACTCAAGCGTGCCGGAGTGGGTAAGTTGGATGTAACTGGGAAATTTTCGAACCCAGACAATGATCCGAGAGGCCCTTGGGCCTCTAAACCGTGGAAGGTCGGTTCCGGGCAATCAGGCACTCGTTATAAGATCGTAACACCAACTGGAAGAGTTTACGAGGAAGAGTGGATGGGAGACGAAGAAACATTTAAAAAGCTGTTAGAAGAGGGAAGAATCATCTTCCCTAAAAAGGGTAATGGATTGCCAAGGAAGAAGTACTTTAAATTCGAGCGCGAAGAAGAAGGGCAGTGTGCAACCAACTGGTGGGACCATACCCAGTTTGGGAATAATGCCAGTGCTACTCAAATGATGCACGATTTGTTTGACACAAAGGCTATCTTCGATAATCCAAAGCCGGTAGAGCTTATCCGGGGTTGTATTCTTATATCTGGTAAATACGTCGATAATGTTAATGTTCTCGACTTTTTTGCTGGCTCCGGCACCACCGGCCACGCGATCATTAACCTCAATCGTGAAGACGGTGGACGGCGCAGGTTCATCCTGGTGGAGATGGCCGACTACTTCGACACTGTGCTCTTACCGCGCATCGTAAAAGTGATGTACACGCCGGAGTGGAAAGAAGGTAAGCCTAAGCGGGAGGCCACACACGAAGAAGCCAAGCGTACTCCACGGCTGATCAAAATCCTGCGTCTGGAGTCCTACGAAGACGCACTACACAACCTAGCCGCACCGTCCATTCTGGAACGATCCGAAAAGCGTGAAAAGGCGGTCAAGCCTTTGGCCGGCGAGGACGCTTACCGCCTGCGCTACTGGATAGAGATTCCCCTGCAAGAGGCTGAAACCTGCCTGCGCACACTAGACCTTTGCCACCCCTTCCACTACAGCCTGGAAGTGCTCACAGACGAGGGCCCTGTGCGCAAGCCGGTCGACGTGGTAGAGACATTCAACTACCTCTATGGCCTACGGGTGCGCCGATACGAGACCTGGGAGCACAATGGCCGCGCTTATCGCGTAGTCAAAGCTAGGGACCGGGAGGGCAAGCGCCACATCTTGGTTATCTGGCGCGATATGGACAGCCTAAACATAGAGGCCGAACGCGCTTTCCTTGAAGGCAAGATAGCCAAAATGGCGGCAGACGGCGAAATATGGGATGAAATTTTAATCAACGGTGACACACCTGTGCCAGGTGTACGGTCCTTGGATCCACTTTTCAAGAGCCTAATGATGCAAGGGGAGGAAGGCTGA
- a CDS encoding ATP-binding protein, whose protein sequence is MTSSSATQLTYRCPKCGRENRPLELNILGQTRYIRRVCPCMDEERQREEAARQELERKLRIEKLFSVAELGPRFAECTFENWRSRPGTAAAYRAALEYAKRFEEHRRAGSGLIIYGQPGTGKSHLAAAITNRLLSQGIPCIFQSVPALLKRIQATWDGGTVKERDLIQALTEADLLVLDDAGAEQWSTWSESTLYYVVDERYRWKRPLVVTSNCDPEFLERQVGARTFDRLAEMCFIVANQGSSYRKERARARLRREA, encoded by the coding sequence ATGACCTCGTCATCCGCGACCCAGCTGACTTACAGGTGTCCTAAATGCGGCCGTGAGAATCGACCCTTGGAGTTAAACATCCTGGGCCAGACGCGCTATATTCGCCGTGTATGCCCGTGTATGGATGAAGAGCGGCAGCGCGAAGAGGCGGCACGGCAGGAGCTTGAGCGGAAACTCAGGATTGAGAAGCTGTTCTCGGTTGCTGAACTTGGACCGCGTTTCGCGGAATGCACGTTCGAAAACTGGCGGTCCAGGCCGGGCACGGCTGCTGCTTACAGGGCGGCGTTAGAGTATGCCAAACGATTTGAGGAGCATAGGAGGGCTGGCTCCGGACTCATAATCTACGGTCAGCCAGGGACCGGGAAGAGCCACCTGGCGGCAGCGATAACGAATAGGCTACTATCTCAGGGCATACCGTGCATCTTCCAGAGTGTGCCTGCACTCCTTAAACGCATTCAGGCCACGTGGGATGGTGGCACGGTGAAGGAGCGAGACCTGATCCAGGCGCTCACTGAGGCGGACTTGCTCGTGTTAGACGATGCTGGCGCGGAGCAGTGGTCGACGTGGAGCGAGTCAACGCTGTATTACGTGGTCGATGAACGGTATCGGTGGAAGAGGCCGTTGGTCGTGACGAGCAATTGCGATCCTGAGTTCTTGGAGAGACAGGTCGGTGCCCGGACGTTTGATAGGCTCGCCGAGATGTGTTTCATTGTCGCGAACCAGGGGTCAAGTTACCGGAAAGAGCGGGCCCGGGCGCGGCTGCGGAGAGAGGCGTGA
- a CDS encoding DEAD/DEAH box helicase family protein — MPRLESHLVLNRYIHHLLGAEDFETLKNLLRPLPEGPDGSGQSYFFSRLVTQPGLKLKREELEAYDCRVMGYEARLRKARHDFQGFPYFQYLALLYTEIFLDKLTKDPSSCLDELSQFVADLRQRETELKDFPDFTPNGLRRLAFFMATGSGKTLIMHVNIWQVLYYLKHGRHPETLVTRPDGRVEFNNILLITTGEWHSAQHLNDLRQSGFDATLFIKDLHGNSSLFGPRVKVIEIHKLAEEHPRDGVSVVLDEIGPYNLVIVDEGHKGTSSDEQTWKNRQKRLSEFGFLLEYSATFAQAIGAASSSVQKDLLREYGQAILFDYSYAHFYSDGYGKDFHVLNLTEASPEQAHELLVGGLLAYYHQLWLFRQHVDEYRPYNMEKPLWVLLGSSVNAMYIRNRERRSDVAEVVAFLRRFLEEPEWAISVMKNILNDNSGFQDAESGLDLFTPHIKYLCGQDPREVYEHIRAEVFHGSGGLEVWELKQASEELGLRLSTTESDKPYFGIINIGDVSSFKNYLRDHLNLTVQEDNLTPSLFARVNDPESPIHLLIGAKKFIEGWSSWRVSSMGLLNIGRGEGSQVIQLFGRGVRLKGKGMSLKRSAALGEDSHPEGIRFLETLAIFGWNADYIQTFRQILTNEGIGKEFILTVTRLKPWPEQRLPVPQKRPDFDSSKLTWMLDDSGPDIKLELTPKLVMLTSHRAGQTIAGQIADSMTIDFGDAPYLQALNLEHLYLDLIEHKAARGYINLSINPQVIPGILRRRCSIRLPATEARNPEHLQTAASQVLKTYMDRFIRMKEREAESQNVEVAYLPAYDKRILSEYRIRVRPGEFLEQIEDLLKNGLPAHDDGEPLPRLYIDRSLFNPILTEGGRAWKQAVSITPPALNKDEAHFVHDLREYWTLHHNDPELQECELYLLRNLANSGIGLFHRSGFYPDFILWLHDKRNGRTHVCFVDPHGLHHDGLSGSADKFAALKSLGVLTQRPEFQAKQIRLSGFILTTTPLNQIRDAIGKSKDDLEKEYPLVFQEGDYVRKIMSTLCIT; from the coding sequence ATGCCCCGCTTGGAATCTCATCTTGTCCTCAACCGTTATATACACCACTTACTGGGTGCGGAAGACTTCGAAACACTCAAGAATCTGCTTCGCCCACTTCCGGAAGGTCCGGACGGCAGCGGCCAGAGCTATTTCTTTAGCCGTTTGGTCACCCAGCCGGGGCTAAAACTCAAACGCGAGGAACTGGAAGCCTATGACTGTCGGGTAATGGGCTACGAGGCCCGCCTGCGCAAGGCCCGGCACGATTTTCAGGGCTTCCCCTACTTTCAGTACCTGGCCTTGCTCTATACCGAGATCTTTTTAGACAAGTTGACCAAGGATCCTAGTAGCTGCCTGGACGAGCTGAGCCAATTTGTCGCCGACTTACGCCAGAGGGAGACCGAATTAAAGGATTTCCCAGACTTCACTCCAAACGGTCTACGCCGCCTAGCTTTCTTCATGGCCACCGGTAGCGGCAAAACGCTCATCATGCATGTAAACATATGGCAAGTATTGTACTATCTAAAGCATGGCCGCCATCCCGAGACACTAGTAACCCGCCCGGATGGCCGTGTAGAGTTTAATAACATTCTACTCATAACAACAGGAGAGTGGCATTCTGCCCAGCATCTGAACGATCTGCGGCAAAGTGGCTTTGATGCAACCTTATTCATCAAAGATCTACACGGCAACAGTAGCCTTTTTGGCCCCAGAGTCAAGGTCATTGAAATTCACAAACTGGCTGAAGAACACCCCCGGGACGGTGTAAGCGTGGTGCTAGACGAAATTGGTCCTTACAACCTAGTAATCGTAGACGAGGGGCACAAGGGCACCAGTAGTGACGAGCAGACCTGGAAAAACCGCCAGAAACGCCTGAGCGAATTCGGATTCCTACTGGAATACAGCGCCACCTTCGCTCAGGCCATCGGTGCGGCATCCTCCAGCGTCCAGAAAGACCTACTCCGGGAATATGGACAGGCAATACTGTTCGACTACTCTTACGCCCACTTCTACAGCGACGGCTACGGTAAGGACTTCCACGTACTGAACCTGACCGAGGCCAGCCCCGAACAGGCTCACGAACTTCTGGTCGGTGGTCTCCTGGCCTACTACCACCAGCTCTGGCTCTTCCGGCAGCATGTCGATGAGTACCGGCCCTACAACATGGAAAAGCCCCTCTGGGTGCTCCTGGGGAGCAGCGTCAACGCCATGTACATCCGCAACAGAGAGCGGCGCAGTGATGTAGCCGAAGTAGTGGCCTTTTTACGACGGTTTCTGGAAGAACCGGAGTGGGCTATCAGCGTGATGAAGAATATCCTGAATGACAACAGCGGCTTTCAGGACGCAGAAAGTGGCCTTGACCTCTTTACGCCGCATATCAAATACCTATGCGGTCAGGACCCTCGCGAGGTATACGAGCACATCCGCGCCGAGGTATTTCATGGTAGCGGCGGACTGGAAGTTTGGGAACTCAAACAAGCCAGCGAGGAACTGGGATTACGCCTATCCACAACCGAAAGCGATAAACCCTATTTCGGTATCATCAATATCGGGGATGTGTCTTCTTTCAAAAACTACCTCCGTGACCACCTAAATCTTACTGTGCAGGAAGACAATCTCACTCCATCTCTCTTCGCGCGAGTCAATGACCCCGAATCACCCATCCATCTGCTCATCGGGGCCAAGAAATTCATCGAAGGCTGGTCATCCTGGCGCGTTTCTTCTATGGGGTTGCTCAACATTGGTAGGGGGGAAGGTTCACAGGTAATCCAGCTTTTTGGGCGCGGCGTACGGCTCAAAGGGAAGGGTATGAGCTTGAAGCGCAGCGCGGCGCTGGGAGAGGATTCCCATCCGGAAGGCATTCGTTTCCTGGAGACCCTAGCCATCTTCGGGTGGAACGCCGACTACATCCAGACTTTCCGACAAATTCTAACGAACGAAGGTATCGGCAAGGAATTTATTCTAACAGTGACACGCCTGAAGCCCTGGCCGGAACAAAGATTGCCTGTACCCCAGAAGAGGCCTGATTTTGATTCCTCCAAGCTTACCTGGATGCTAGACGACAGCGGCCCAGATATAAAACTTGAGCTGACCCCAAAACTGGTAATGCTGACCTCTCACAGAGCAGGCCAAACGATTGCTGGTCAAATAGCAGACAGTATGACCATTGATTTTGGAGATGCACCTTACCTGCAGGCATTGAACCTGGAGCATCTTTATCTGGATTTGATAGAACACAAAGCGGCGCGCGGCTATATCAACTTGAGTATTAACCCGCAGGTCATTCCTGGCATTTTACGTCGACGCTGTAGCATCAGGCTGCCCGCCACGGAAGCCCGTAATCCGGAACACTTGCAGACGGCGGCGTCCCAGGTCCTCAAGACCTACATGGACCGCTTCATCCGCATGAAAGAGCGCGAAGCAGAGAGCCAAAACGTGGAAGTGGCATACTTACCCGCCTATGACAAGCGAATCTTGAGCGAATACCGCATCCGCGTGCGTCCGGGGGAGTTCCTGGAGCAAATTGAGGACCTGCTCAAAAACGGCTTGCCTGCTCATGATGATGGCGAGCCGCTCCCACGCCTATACATAGATCGTAGCCTGTTCAATCCCATCTTGACCGAAGGCGGGCGTGCCTGGAAGCAGGCCGTCTCGATAACGCCGCCCGCACTCAACAAAGACGAAGCCCACTTTGTGCACGACCTGCGCGAGTACTGGACGCTGCACCATAACGACCCCGAACTACAAGAGTGCGAGCTCTATCTACTGCGTAACCTGGCAAATAGTGGGATTGGGCTATTTCATCGCAGCGGATTCTATCCGGACTTTATTCTGTGGCTACACGACAAACGGAATGGAAGAACTCATGTCTGCTTTGTCGACCCACATGGATTACACCATGACGGTCTGAGCGGCAGCGCCGATAAATTTGCCGCTCTGAAGTCCTTGGGTGTCTTGACCCAGCGTCCAGAATTTCAAGCCAAACAGATTCGCCTGAGCGGATTTATTCTTACCACTACACCACTTAACCAGATCAGGGATGCCATAGGTAAGTCAAAAGACGATTTAGAGAAAGAGTACCCGCTGGTTTTTCAAGAAGGTGACTATGTGAGAAAAATAATGTCAACTCTATGTATCACATGA
- a CDS encoding helix-turn-helix transcriptional regulator, with translation MKQTRLRDIRLSKGLRQLDVARRARITRVFYTQIENGYRLPSMQKASQLANALGISIEELYDALEVTYRHARDKETGREQQSAS, from the coding sequence ATGAAGCAAACAAGGTTACGAGATATTAGGCTTTCCAAGGGCTTACGCCAACTGGATGTAGCCAGACGGGCTAGGATAACAAGAGTCTTTTATACACAAATCGAAAATGGTTATCGCTTGCCGTCAATGCAGAAGGCCAGCCAGTTGGCCAATGCCTTAGGTATCTCAATTGAGGAGCTTTATGATGCCCTTGAGGTAACTTACCGTCACGCAAGAGACAAGGAGACTGGTCGCGAACAACAGTCGGCTTCTTAA